TCGCTGCTGCTGATGCTCGCCTCCGGCTACTCGCCGGTGTATCCGGCCCACGTCCCGCTCCCCGAGTTCAAGAACAAGTGCATCGGCACCGGCCCGTTCAAGCTGAAGGAGAACAAGCCGGGCGAGTACGTCGAGTACGTGAAGAACCCCGACTACTTCGTCAAGGGCCGACCCTATCTCGACGGCCTCAAGTTCGTGGTCATCCGCGACCGCTCGACCCAGATCGCCGCGGTGCAGTCCGGTCAGCTCGACGTGGCGGGCACCGGGTGGAACCGCGCCAACGCGGAGGACGCCAAGAAGGGCGCGCCGAAGCTCGTGGTGGTGGAGGCGGACAGCAACGTCAACGACAACGTCCTCATCAACTTCAAGAAGGCGCCGTTCACGGACCGGCGCGTTCGCCAGGCCATCAACCTGGCCATGGACCGCAAGGGTTACCTGATCGGGCCGCGCCAGGGCGCGGCGACCTTCGGCGGGGCGCTCCTGCCCAAGCCGGCCGGGGTGTGGGGCCTGCCCGCCGCGGAGGTGAGCCGGCTTGCCGGCATGGGCGACCCGGCCAAGCAGAAGGCGGAGGCGCGGAAGCTGCTCGCGGAGGCCGGCTTCGGCGCGAACAACCCGCTGAAGTTCACCCTGTCCACCCGGGCCCTGCCCATCTACGTGGATACCGCGAGCTGGATGGTCGACCAGCTCCAGCAGGTGGGGATCGAAGCCACGCTCGAGCAGATCGAGACCGGGGTGTGGCATCCCAAGATGACGCGGCTCGAGTACCAGGTCGCGCTCAACCTCACCGGGGTGGGCATCGACGACCCGGACGCGCAGCTCTTCGAGAACTACCGCTGCGGCTCGCAGCGCAACTTCTCCGGCTACTGCTCGGAGGAGATCGACCGGCTGATGCTCGAGCAGTCGCAGACCCTCGACCGGGCCAAGCGGCTCGCGCTCGTCAACGACATCGACCGCAAGCTGCAGGCGGACGGGGCGCGGCCGGTGCTGGGCTGGGGCAAGCAGCACTGGGTCATGTGGCCGCACGTCAAGGGCTGGGCGGTGCACGAGAACTCGATCTACAACGTGAGCCGCCGCCAGGACGTCTGGATGGCCAAGTAGCGGTTCCCGCGCCGCGCACGGGGGGATGACGTGAAGATCTACATCCTCAAGCGGGTGATCATCGCGGGCGTGACCCTGCTGGGCATGTCCATGCTCATCTTCGTGCTGATGCGGCTGGCCCCCGGCAACATCACCGACATCATCTTCGAGTCGGCCGGCTACGTGGACGAGGCCGACCGGCATCGCCTGGAAGCCGAGCTCGGCATCGACAAGCCAGTGGCCATCCAGTACCTCAACTGGCTCGGCGACTTCGTCCGCGGCGACCTCGGCAAGTCGTACCGCTACGAGCTGCCCGCCTGGGACGTGATCAAGCCGCGCCTGCCGGTCACCCTGGAGCTGGCGGTGCTGGCCCTCGGCTTCTCGGTGCTGCTCGGGGTGCCCACCGGGGTGATCAGCGCGGTCCGCCGCGGCCGGCCGGTGGACTACGCGCTCCGGGTCTTCTCGCTCGCCGGGCTGTCGATGCCCTCGTTCTGGCTCGGCATGATCGTCATCCTGCTGCTGGTTCGCTCGCTCGGCTGGATCCCGTCGATGACCTACGTCTCCCCGTTCGACAACCTGGGGGCCAACCTCTTCCAGTTCCTGCTCCCCGCGCTCGCGGTCGGCTACCGCAGCTCCGCCCTGATCATGCGCATCACCCGCTCTACCATGCTGGAGGTGCTGCGGGAGGACTACATCCGCACCGCGTGGGCCAAGGGCCAGCGGAGCACGCAGGTGGTGTGGCGGCACGCGTTCAAGAACGCGTCGCTGCCGGTGATCACCCTGATCGGCATCGAGTTCGCGTTCCTGATCGGCGGCCTGATCGTCACCGAGACGGTGTTCAACCTGCCCGGGGTGGCCCGCTACCTGGTGGACGCCATCCAGGGCCGCGACTACCCGATCGTGCAGAACCTGGCGATGCTGATCGCGGTGGTGGTGGTGACCGCCAACCTCGTGGTCGACCTGCTGTACACGTGGCTCGACCCCCGCATCAAGTACGGGCAGGCGTGATGGCGATCAACGCCATCGAGGTCGCGGTCCCCGAGCGGCATCTCGCGGAGCGCACGTGGCGCGCCGCGGTCTGGCTGTTCGTGCGAAAGAATCCGCTGGGCGCGCTCGGGGGCCTGCTGATGGTGCTGCTGATCGTGGCCGCGATCTTCGCCGACGTGCTCGCGACCCACAACCCGGTGCGGACCTCCGGCCGCGTGCTGGTGCCGCCGGGCGCCGAGTTCTGGCTCGGCACCGACAATCTCGGCCGCGATCTCTGGAGCCGCGTGGTGCACGGCTCGCGCATCTCGCTGCTGGTCGGCCTCGCCTCCACGCTGCTCGGAGCCGGAACGGGCGGGCTGATCGGGCTCGTCTCGGGCTACCTGGGCGGCAAGGTCGACCTGATCGCCCAGCGGCTCATGGACATCATGCAGGCCCTTCCGATCCTGGTGCTGGCCCTCGTCATGGCCGCCGCGCTCGGGCCGTCACTCATGAACACGATCATCGCGATCTCGGTGGTGATCGTGCCGCGGGCCGCGCGCCTGATCCGCTCGAGCGTGCTCGCCATCCGCGAGTTCGTCTACATCGAGTCGGCGCGCGCGATGGGGGTGAGCCATCGGCGGGTCGCCTTCCGCCACATCCTGCCCAACACGGTGGGGCCCTTCATCGTGCTCGTGACCGCGCAGCTGGGCGGGGCGATCCTCGGCGAGGCCGCGCTCTCCTACCTGGGCCTCGGGGTGCCCGAGCCCTATCCGTCGTGGGGGCGGATGCTCTCCATCGCGGCCGCCGAGTACGCGCAAAAGGCGCCGTGGCTGGTGATCTTCCCCGGGCTCGCCATCAGCCTCGCGGTGTTCGGCACCAACCTGCTGGGCGACGCCCTCCGCGACAAGCTCGACCCGCGTCTGCGCGGCTCCTGAGCGGACCCCCTCACCCTGCCCTCTCCCCAGCGGGGAGAGGGGATCCGCCGAGTGCCCTCTCCGCTGAGTACCCTCTCCTCTCAAGGGAGAGGGCAGGGTGAGGGGTGGTTCAGCAAGCCCGCGTCTACTTCCCCTTCAGCGCCAGGTCCTCGTAGGGCGCCGAGTAGGCGTGGCCCGCGATCAGACCCAGGCCCGACTCCTGCACGCGCGGCCCGACCCCGTTGAGGAAGGCCAGCTCCCAGATCGGCGCGTACAGGACTTTTTCGTGGACCAGCTGCTGGATGCGGTGCAGCGTG
This window of the Candidatus Methylomirabilota bacterium genome carries:
- a CDS encoding ABC transporter substrate-binding protein; this translates as MVRFRPLWPLAAVTALIAVPLLPLAASAQTPKYGGVLVTAPLSAAPSLSPHEESTVAVVQQASPCFNNLVYYDPAKKQESGDTIIPELAEKWSWQDNHRNLVFLLRRDVKWHDGKPFTSQDVKYTFDLVRGAPDAKGRLRVNPRKLWYENVEGIEAPDPHTVVFRLKKPQPSLLLMLASGYSPVYPAHVPLPEFKNKCIGTGPFKLKENKPGEYVEYVKNPDYFVKGRPYLDGLKFVVIRDRSTQIAAVQSGQLDVAGTGWNRANAEDAKKGAPKLVVVEADSNVNDNVLINFKKAPFTDRRVRQAINLAMDRKGYLIGPRQGAATFGGALLPKPAGVWGLPAAEVSRLAGMGDPAKQKAEARKLLAEAGFGANNPLKFTLSTRALPIYVDTASWMVDQLQQVGIEATLEQIETGVWHPKMTRLEYQVALNLTGVGIDDPDAQLFENYRCGSQRNFSGYCSEEIDRLMLEQSQTLDRAKRLALVNDIDRKLQADGARPVLGWGKQHWVMWPHVKGWAVHENSIYNVSRRQDVWMAK
- a CDS encoding ABC transporter permease — encoded protein: MKIYILKRVIIAGVTLLGMSMLIFVLMRLAPGNITDIIFESAGYVDEADRHRLEAELGIDKPVAIQYLNWLGDFVRGDLGKSYRYELPAWDVIKPRLPVTLELAVLALGFSVLLGVPTGVISAVRRGRPVDYALRVFSLAGLSMPSFWLGMIVILLLVRSLGWIPSMTYVSPFDNLGANLFQFLLPALAVGYRSSALIMRITRSTMLEVLREDYIRTAWAKGQRSTQVVWRHAFKNASLPVITLIGIEFAFLIGGLIVTETVFNLPGVARYLVDAIQGRDYPIVQNLAMLIAVVVVTANLVVDLLYTWLDPRIKYGQA
- a CDS encoding ABC transporter permease; this translates as MAINAIEVAVPERHLAERTWRAAVWLFVRKNPLGALGGLLMVLLIVAAIFADVLATHNPVRTSGRVLVPPGAEFWLGTDNLGRDLWSRVVHGSRISLLVGLASTLLGAGTGGLIGLVSGYLGGKVDLIAQRLMDIMQALPILVLALVMAAALGPSLMNTIIAISVVIVPRAARLIRSSVLAIREFVYIESARAMGVSHRRVAFRHILPNTVGPFIVLVTAQLGGAILGEAALSYLGLGVPEPYPSWGRMLSIAAAEYAQKAPWLVIFPGLAISLAVFGTNLLGDALRDKLDPRLRGS